The Bacteroidota bacterium sequence ACTAAGCCCGAGGTCGAGATTCCGGCACCGGGCGGCGAGGCGGCCGAGGCGTTCGCGGTCGAGATCGAGGCCCCAGAGGTGTGCCACCGCTACGTCGGGATGCTGGTGCGCGGGGTGACGGTCGACGAGTCGTCGGACTGGCTCAAGGCGCGGCTCGAAGCCGTCGGCCTCCGCCCGCGCAACAACGTGGTCGACGCCACCAACTACGTCATGCACGAGGTCGGGCAGCCGCTCCACGCCTTCGACTTCCAGACCCTCGCCGGGGCGAAGATCGTCGTCCGGCAGACCGAGGGCGAGGCGACGTTCACCACGCTCGACGACGCCGAGCGCACGCTCCCCGCCGGGACGCTGATGATCTGCGACGCCGAGCGGCCGGTCGCGATCGCGGGCGTGATGGGCGGCCAGAACTCCGAGGTCTCGGACGCCACGACCGACGTGCTGATCGAGAGCGCCTACTTCGACCCGACCTCGGTCCGCACGACGGCGAAAGCGCTCGGGATGCAGACCGACGCGTCGTACCGCTTCGAGCGCGGCGTGGACCCGGCCGGGCAAGCGTGGGCCGCCGCCCGCGCCGCTGAACTGATCCGCGACCTTGCGGGCGGCACGATTGTCCCCGGCAGCGTGGACGCGCACCCGGTTCCGCCCGAGCCGCGCGAGGTGACGCTACGCCCGTCGCGCCTCACCCGCCTCCTCGGGGTCGAGATTCCGACCGGCGAGGTCAAGCGCCTCCTCACCGCCATCGGGTTCCAGATCGAAGACGCCGGCGCCAACCTCAAGGCGACCGTGCCGACCTTCCGCCCGGACGTGGAGCGCGAGATTGACGTGATCGAGGAGGTAGCCCGGCTGTGGGGCTTCGACCGGGTGCCGACGCCGGGCGGTGCCGTCGTACCCTACGCTCCGCCCCGCCCGGACCGGGCGGCGCAGCTCCGCGAGCGCGTCCGGCAGCACCTTGTCGGGCTCGGCTTCCGCGAGGTCTACACCAACAGCCTCATCCCCGCCCCGACGGCCGCGGCGTTCGCCGATGTCGAACTCGTAGGCGTCGAGATGGACCCGGTGGAGACGGTCAACGCGATCAGCCGAGAGATGAACGCGCTCCGCCCGAGCCTCCTCCCCGGCCTGCTCGGGGCGATGGCCTACAACCAGAACCGCGACGCGGGCGCGCTCCGCTTCTTCGAGTTCGGGCACGTCTACGGTCGCACCGATAGTCCGGCGAACGTGATCGAAGGCTACCACGAGCACACGGCGCTGATCCTCGGGATGAGCGGTCCCGCCCAGGTCAGCGGGGCGGACCAGGACGAGCGCGGCGTCGACTTCTTCGACCTCAAGGGGGTGGTGCAGCACCTGCTCCGCTCGCTCGGGATCGAGGACACAGGCGAGGTCGCCGGGCCCGAGGCCAACGAGCGGACGGCCTACCGGCTGTTTCTCGACTACGCCGGGCAGCGCCTCGGCGTGCTCGCCCGTACGTCGGACGCGCTCGGCGAGGCCTCGGACCTGCAGGAGACGGTCTACTTCGCCGAACTAAACTGGAATGCCCTCGCCGGGCTTCTCACCGCCAGACCTGCGACGCGCTACGCGCCGATCTCCCGCGCGCCCGCCGTGGACCGCGACCTCGCCGTGATCGTCGAGCAGTCCGCGCCGGTCGGCCCCCTCCTCGCGACGATCCGCACGGCCGGCGGCGACCTCCTCCAGAGCGTCCGCGTCTTCGATCTCTACGAAGGCGACCGCATCGAGGCTGGCAAAAAGAGCGTCGCCTTCGCGCTCCGCTTCGGGGCCGACAAGACGCTGACAGACAAGGTGGTCGACAAGCGCGTCCGGGCTATCGTCGACCGCCTCGGGCGCGAGCACGGCGCGGAGCTACGTGGGTAGGGCCGGGAGTTTTTCGGCGTGGATGGGAAGGAGGGCGAGGAGGGAATAAGCGTTGGTGCGAAGCGCGATGGCCTCGGTAGCTTTCTTGGCTTTGCATTCCACACCCTCCACACCCTCCACACCCTCCACACCCTCCACACCCTCCACACCCTATATTCCTGCCCCACCCTTTCCTGCCCCAATGAGCACGCCTCCGCCTCCACCCGACGCCCCGAACCACGGCATCCGCGCCCTCGAAACCTTGCGCGAGCGGGTCAAGCGCGCAGCCGCCGAAATCGCGCGGCTGCGCAGCGAGAACGCCCGGCTCGCCAGCCGAGTTGGGGAGCTAGCCGACCTCGCGGGCGAAGCGGGCGGTGTCACGATCGAGGGCGAGCCGGCCGCGCTCCGCGAGCAGGTCGAGGACTTCATCGAGGCCATCGACCGGATGCTCGCCGAGCCGTCGCCCGGCGAGGCTGTGTCCGACCGTGCTCCCGGCGGCTCGCCCGACTAACTACATCGCTCCATGTCCCAGACCTCGCTCCGCGTCGAAATCCTCGGGCACGAGTACCCGCTGCGCGTCGACGAAGCCGACGCGGCCCTCACCCGCGAGGTCGCCGCCTACGTCGACGAGCGGATGCACGCTTTCCGCAACGAGGTCCCCGGCGTCTCCGACATGACCCACGCCGTGCTGAGCGCCCTCGCGATTGCCGAGGAACTGCACCTCGCCTGGGGCGAGCTCGAGCGGCTCCGCACCGCTGTCGGTGCCGACGCCGACGCGCTCGCAGAACGTCTCGACGAAGCGCTGGCCGGCTAGGCGGCTTTCAACGAATCCAAAAAGAGGTGCCGGAACTCAGGGGCGCGCTTGCTCGATATAAGGCCCGTGCTTCTCGCTGCGCAGGCCGAGGATTCGGAGCGTGGCGAGGCGACACCCCATCACCGGTCTGCAGCTCCTGTTAAAGAAGCCTTACACCGCGTAAAATGGGAGCCTATCTTCGGGTTTGACCTCCAGGCCTCACACCGGCACCCGCCGGTGCTTCGGCGCTCAGCGCCGGAGCGGTGGAAGGAGCGAGAGTCCGAGCGGCACCCACTGTGTCATGAAGAGGCTTCTTCATACACCGCGCTGTAGGCTGGTGTCCTTTTTCGGCGCGGTGCCCCTGCAGCGCCTGCGCTAGCGCCCCGGAAGTCAATGCATCCGGGGCGCTTTTGTAGGTAACGCCCCCATGCTCCCCTCTGCCCTCCTCCTGATTGTCGCCGTCCTCGTCGCCCTCAGCGTCGGGGTGGTGCTGGGGCGATGGGCGCGTGCGGGGTGGGTGGGGAAACGGCTCGACGAGGCGACGCGCGAGGCCGAAGCGCTCATCGAGAAGGCGCGGCAGGAAGCCGACGCGTTCCGGCAGCAGCACGTCGTGGTAGTCCGCGAGGCGCTGGAGGCCGAGCGGCAGCGGCTCGACGCGGAGACGGCGGAGCAGCAGGCCAGGCACCAGCGCCTCCGCCACAAGCTGGACGTCCGGCAGGAGAAGCTGGCGCGCCGGGCCAAGCGTAGTGCCAAGCGCGAGGCAGCAGCCAAAAAAGCCCTCGACGCCGCGGAGGCTCTCCAGGCCGAGGCCGAGCGCCGCCGGGCCGAGGCCGAGGAGCTGCGCGCGAGCGTGCAGAAGCTCGCCGGCTCGATTGGCAGCCGGCAGCAGGCCCTCGCGGCGCGCGAGCAGGACGTGGACGAGCTCGAAGAAACCCTCGCCGCGAAGCACAACCGCCTCGACCGGCTCATCGGCGAGCACGTCCGCAAGCTCGAGAGCGTCACCGGCATCTCGAAGCAAGAAGCCCTCGACCGGCTCGTCGAGGAGCTGGAGAACGAAGCCAAGCTCGAAGCCTCCGCCGCCATCAAGGAGATCCGCGACGAGGCCCGGATGACGGCCAACCGCGAGGCGCGCAAGGTCGTCCTGACGGCGATCCAGCGGACCGCCGCCAACCACGCCGTCGAGCACACCGTCTCGCTCGTCCAGATCCAGAGCGACGACATGAAGGGGCGCATCATCGGGCGCGAGGGGCGCAACATCCGGGCGTTCGAGGCCGCCACCGGCATCGAGGTGATCGTGGACGAGACGCCCGAGGCCGTGCTCCTCTCCGGGTTCGACCCCGTCCGCCGCGAGGTCGCCCGGCTCTCGATGGTCCGGCTCGTGCAGGACGGCCGCATCCACCCGGCGCGCATCGAGGAGGTCGTGGACAAAGCGCGGAGCGAGATCGAGGACGAGGTCATCGAGGCAGGCGAAAAAGCAGCCATCGAACTCGGGCTCCACGGCCTCCACGCCGAGCTCGTCCGGCTCGTCGGGCGGATGAAGTACCGCTTCAGCTACGGCCAGAACCTGCTCGCGCACTCGGTCGAGGTCGCCCAGCTCGCCTCGCTCATGGCGGCCGAGCTCGACCTCGACCCGCGCAAGGCGCGCCGCGCCGGGCTGCTCCACGACATCGGCAAGGTGATCGACGGCGAACTCGAGAGTCCGCACGCGATCGTCGGGATGGAGCTGGCGCAGCGCTACAAGGAGCACCCCGAGGTCTGCAACGCCGTCGGGGCGCACCACGACGAGATCGAGATGACGACGCCGCTCGCCCCGATTGTGCAGGCCGCCGACGCCATCAGCGGGGCGCGGCCCGGGGCGCGGCGCGAAGGGCTCGACCACTACATCCAGCGGATCAACGCGCTCGAAGACCTCGCCGCTGGCTTCGACGGCGTCCAGCGGACCTACGCCATCCAGGCCGGACGTGAAGTCCGCGTCATCGTCAACCACGACGTCGTCTCCGACGCCCGAGCTAGCCAGCTCGCGCGCGACATCTCGAAGAAGATCGAGCACGACCTGCACTACCCGGGCCAGGTCAAGGTGACCGTGATCCGCGAGGTCCGCAGCATCGCCTACGCGAAGTAGGCTGCATCGGGCGTCCAGAGCAAAAAACGGTGAACCCGGGTCTCCAGCGCCGCTTACGTGTATGCTAAACGTCCTCTGTTTCACTAGCCCCTGCCGAGCATGATTGGGACCGTTGGGAGCCTGCTGATTCTGATTGCCCTCGTCGCGACGATCGTCTCCGGCGTGGCCTACGTCCAGGCTATGCGCGTGCCGGACGAGGCCGCCTGGTGGAAGCGGATCGGGCGCGGCGCGTGGTTCGTGATGGTCGGCGGCAGCCTCACCGCGTTCGGGCTGCTGGTGTACCTCTTCGCGACGCACCAGTACCAGTACGCCTACGTCTACTCGAACTCCGGCAACGACCTCCCGACCTACTTCACGATTGCAGCGACATGGGCCGGGCAGGAGGGCTCGTTCCTGCTCTGGATCGCTTTCAACGCGCTCCTCGGGGTCGCCCTCGTCCGGTGGGGGTCGCGCGCGTCGACGGGCCGCGACGCAGAGCTGAGGCGGACGTTCGAGCCGCCGGTGCTTGCCGTGTTCGCGCTCGGGCAGGCATTCCTGCTCTCGATGGTGGTCGGCCTCAAGCTCGGCGGACTCGAGATCGGGGCCTCGCCGTTCCAGACGCTCGCGGCGAAGTTCCCCGAGGCGCCCGTGCTCCAGGTCGCGGGCTACGTCCCGCCCGACGGCAACGGCCTCAACGACCTCCTCCAGAACTACTGGATGACGATCCACCCGCCGACGCTCTTCGTCGGGTTCGCGTCGATGATGGTGCCGTTCGCCTTCGCCGTGGCGGCGCTCTGGACGCGGCAGTACACGCAGTGGGTCAAGCCCGCGCTGCCGTGGACGCTCTTCGCCAACCTCGTGCTCGGCGTCGGGATCGTGATGGGGGGCTACTGGGCGTACGTTACACTTTCGTTCGGCGGCTACTGGGCGTGGGACCCGGTCGAGAACTCGAGCCTCGTCCCGTGGCTCTTCGGGATCGCCGCGATCCACTCGATGATCGTGCAGAAGCGGAGCGCGGCCGGGCACAAGAGCGCGCTCATCCTGAGCATCGCCGCGTTCATGTTCGTCGTCTACTCGACCTTCCTCACGCGCTCCGGCATTCTGGGCGACGTGAGCGTCCACTCGTTCGTCGACCTCGGGCTCTACAACCAACTGCTGATCTGGATCGTGACGATGGGGGTGGTCGGGTTCGGCCTCTTCGCCTACCGCTACCGCGAACTGCCCGCGCCGCAGCGACCGCCGGCCACGCTCAGCCGCGAGTCGATGATCTTCACCGGCGCGCTGACGCTATGCCTGATGGGCCTCGTCATCATCGTCGGGACGAGCGCGCCGATCCTGGGGCGCATCTTCCGCGACAACCCGGCCGGCGTGGCGATCTCGTTTTACAACAACTGGACGCTCCCGCTCGCGGTCATCACGGCGAGCCTCGCCGGGCTGGGGCAGCTCTTCTGGTGGAAGAAGATGACGGTCGAGAACGTGAACCGGGCCCTCCTCCGGCCCCTCGCGCTGACGGTCGTCTCGACGGCCGCCGTGATCGTCCTGACCCCGTTCGTCCCGGTGACGACGAGCGCGCCTCCGCTCATGGCGGCGGAGTCGGTGGAGGCCATCGAGGCCGGCCTCGGCGGCGGCCTGGAGGCGTTCTGGGCGAGCTACGGGCAGAGCCTGATGCTGCTGCTCCTGCTCTTCGCGTCGTTCTTCGCCTTCTACGGCAACGGGTCCGTGCTGTGGCGCATCGCGCGCGGCAACCTCAAGCTCGCCGGCGGCTCGGTCACCCACGTCGGCTTCGCCCTCATGCTGCTCGGCATCTTCTCGTCCTCCATCTTTAACAACCCGCTCACCGACGGCCATGGGGCCGACCTCCGCGGCGACCGCGACAACTTCATCCTCCAGCTCGGCCAGGAGAAGACCGTCGAGGGCTGGACCGTCGGCTACGAGGGCAAGTACTTCAACGACCGGGGCCGCATGGTCTACGCGCTCGACGTGGCCGCGCCGACTGGGCGGACGTTCACGACCGCGAACGTAGTCTACCAGTCCGACTCCGAGCAGTGGATCCAGCAGCCGCACGTCGAGAAGTTTGTCGACGAGGACCTCTACATCGCCATCTACCCGAGCGCGATGATGGGCGGCGGGCAGAACCAGAGCGCCCCCGGCGAACTCCTCCTCCGCCGGGGCGAGACCGCCCCGCTCGACGGCGGCGCCTACACCGTCGAGTTCACCGAGTACCAGCTCGACCCCGAGGTCACCGACCTCCCCGCCGACTCGCTCGACCTCGCGGTCGGGGCGGTCCTGAGCGTCACCAACACCGCGACGGGCGAGACCGAGACCGTGCGCCCGGTCTACGTGATCCGCACGGACCGGAGCCAGACGTTTGCCCCCGTCCGCATTCCGGACTGGAACCTCGGCTTCGCCTTCACCGGCATGCAGGTCGACAACGACGCGGTGCAGATCGTCGTCGAAGGCGCGCGAACGGTGCCGGAGGACTGGGTGGTGGTGCAGGCCTACCGCAAGCCGTTCATCAGCCTCCTCTGGCTCGGGACGATCGTCCTCGGCGTCGGCTTCGTGCTCTCGATCGTCCGCCGCGTCCGGGAGCAGAAGTCTACCGCCTCTCAACAGCGCGAGGCGAGCTAGTCCAACCCTCTCCAGCTTTCCATGTCCGACCCTGTATTCTCCAGCGGCGCACTCAAGCAGGCGCTCAACGAGGCGCTGAGTGAAGCTATCGTCGCGGACGTGCTGGAAGACCTCGCCTTCGGCGAGGCAATGCGCGAGGGCGAGACGACCGACGAGGTCAGCCGAGAGCGGATCTTCGACCTGCTGGAGGGACGCTCTTGAACGTCGTCTTCCGCGAGAGCTTCGAGCGCGACCTGAAGAAGCTCAAGGGCGACGCAAGGCTACTCGGCCGACTCCAGAAAGCTCTCGAGCAGATTGAGGATGCTGAAGCGCTCGGTACACTGGCGAACGTGGAGCGAATGCAGGGCTGGAGCGAATGCAGGGCTGGAGCGACTACTATCGTCTCCGCATCGGTGACTACCGCCTTGGGCTGAAGCTGGAAGAGGAGACGGTGATCGTTCTATGCTTCCTCCACCAACGCGACATCTACCGACGGTTCCGGTAGTCGGCAAGACGTGCCTGCTAGTCCACCATCGACTCCTGCGCCCAGGCGCGGCCGGGATCGGTGAGGCGGAGGCGGTCGGCGTCGCGCAGGACATAGCCGTCGCGCACGGCGGCGTCGACGGCGAGGCGGGCGAAGTCGGGCGACCAGCGGAGGTGCTCCTGGAGGTGCGGCACGCGGCACTCGCGCGCCTCCTGCGGCGTGTGCTCGTGGTGGAGCAGGTGAACCGTCAGCATGGTCGAGGCGAAGGTCCGGCGCTGGCTGCGCCGCCGCTGCGCCTGGGCGACGAGGCCGCGCTCCGGCGCGAACGCGAACGCGAGCGCAAACGCGACGCCCGCCATCGTCGCCATCGCTCCGGCGATCGAGGTGTCGAAGAGGTTAGCTGTCCAGTAGCCGGTGATCGCCGCGAGCACCCCGATGCCCGCGCTGAGGCCGAGCATCACGGTCAGCCGGTCGGTCAGGAGGTAGGCCGTCGCCGGCGGCGCAATCATCAGCGCGACCACGAGAATCGATCCGACCGCGTCGAAGGCACCGACGGCCGTCACTGAGACGAGCGTCATGAGGGCGTAGTGCAGCGCGCCCGGCGCGAACCCGAGCGCCGCAGCCAGCCCCGCGTCGAAGGTCGAGAGCTTTAGTTCTTTGAAGAAGACCGCGAGGAAGACGAGGTTGAGCGCGAGGACCGGTCCCATCACCCAGAGCGCCTGCGGGCCGAGGTCGACGCCGCCGACCTCGAACCGGTTGAACGGTGCAAACGCGAGTTCGCCGAGCAGCACGGCGTCCACGTCGAGGTGGATGTCCGAGGCGAAGCGGGCGATCAGGATAACGCCGACCGAGAAAAGGACCGGGAAGACGATGCCAATCGCGGCGTCCTCCTTCACGCGCTCGGTCCGGCTGAGCGCTTCGATGAGGACGACCGTCAGGATGCCCGTCGCGGCTGCCGCGACGATCAGGAGGGGGCTAGCGAGGTTCTCGGTTGCGAAGAACGCGAGCACGAGGCCGGGGAGGATCGCGTGGCTGATGGCATCGCTCATGAGGGAGATACGGCGGAGGACGAGGAACGCGCCGGGGAGCGCGCACGCCGCCGCCGTCACGGCCGCGATGAGCTGAATTTCGAGTTGTGTAGAGGTCACGCTCCCGGTTTCTCGCTTCTGGTTTCCCATTTCTGGTTTCTCGTCCTCTGCCCTCGGTCTGCTGTCCTCTGTCCTCCGTTCGCTGGAACACGGGCGAAGGCTTGCGCCGCCGCGAGGCCCCGGTCCGTCAGCGTCCAGCCGTCGTCCACCGGTTTGGCAAGTCCGCGGGCCGCGAGCGCGTCGAGGCCGGCGGCGACGCTCTCGGGCCGCGCTGTCATCGTCTCGAGGGTGGCGACGGGGTGTGGACGCTGCGGCTCGGCCGGGTGCTGGAGGGCAAGGGTGTAGAGGTCTTCGAGGACGCCGATCTCGCGGAGGTTCGTCCGGTTGCGCCGGGCGCGGAGCCACGCCGCCACCAGCCCCCGGCCGGGCGCGAAGAGCAGCGAGACGACGACGAGGGCACCGGCGAAGAGGACAATCGTCGGGCCGGTCGGGAGGCGGGCGGTCGTCGCGCTGAGGATGGCACCGCCGGCACCGGCGAGGGCACCGAAGAAGGCAGCGAGCGCCATCACCCCGCTGAGCCGGTCGGTCCACTGCCGGGCCGCGGCGGCGGGCGCGACGAGGATCGCGCTCATCAGCACCACGCCGACCGTCTGCAACCCGATCACGATTGCGACGACCAACAGCGTCGTCAGGACGATGTCGAGCCGCCGCATCGGAAAGCCGAGGGCCGCGCCAAATTGCTCATCGAAAGCGAGCAGCTTGAACTCTTTCCAGCACACGAGCGCAACGCCGAGCGCAACCACACCGAGCGTCGCCATCACCACGAGATCGCTCGCGACGAGCGCCGCCGCCTGCCCGAACAAGAATGTATCGAGGCCTGCCTGATTCCCGCCCGGCAGCCGCTGCACCGAGACGAGAAGTACAAGCCCGAACCCGAAGAACACCGAGAGCACGAGGCCGAGCGCCGCGTCGTACGGAATCCGCGACCGGCGCACAACTGTCATCACGGCGAGCGTCCCGACCCACCCCGCAAGCGCCGCCCCTACGACGAGCACGAGCGGGGCCTTGCTCCCGGTCAGCAGAAACGCGAGCGCGATTCCTGGCAGCGCCGCGTGGCTGATCGCGTCGCCGAGGAGCGACTGCCCCCGCAGCACGGCGTACGTCCCGAGCGACCCGCTCACGATCCCGAGCGTCGCCGCGCCGAGCGCGACGGTGCGGAGCGTGTAGTCGAAGAGGAGGTCGTGGAGCACGGGGGGCCGTGGTCAGTGGTGGGTGGTCAGTGGTTCTTGGTTCGACCGATAGAGCGGAGGTAGGCGTTGAGCGTTGGGGCGAGGTCTTCGATGAGCGGGCGCAATGCCTCAACCTGATCCTTGGTGAGCAGGCTGCGCTTGTAGGCGCGGCGGAGGAAGAACTTGGTTTCGTAGAGCGAGCCGCGGGCGATCCGAACGAATCGCTTGTTGTCGGCGTAGGTGCCACGTCCGGCCCCTTCTGCGATGTTAGCCCCCACGCTGTCGGCTGCCCGCACGATCTGCTGGCCCACGGTGCGCTTCGCAAATCCATCCCACGGTTTTACGACTTCCCACACCTCGTCCGCAAGCTGTTCTGCCATCTGAAACACCCGCAGATTCTCGAAGTCACTTTTAGCCATAGCACAACTCTCGTCGGTGAAAAGCCACGGACAACTAACTACGGACCACAGACGAACTCACAAACGGAATCCGCCCGCCGTAGGTTAGCCGCAGGTTGTCCTCGGTGAACACCTCATCCACCGGTCCGGCGGCGATGCGGCGGACGTTGAGGAGCAGCACCCAGTCGAAGTATTCGGGCACGGTCTGGAGGTCGTGGTGGACGACGACGAGCGTCTTGCCCGCCTGCCGAAGCTCTTGCAACAGGGTGACAATCGCGCGCTCGGTCGTGGCATCGACGCCCTGGAACGGCTCGTCCATCAGGTAGACCTGAGCATCCTGGACGAGCGCACGGGCGAGGAAAACGCGCTGCTGCTGCCCGCCCGAGAGCTGCGAGATCTGCCGGTCCGCGAGGTCCCGCATCCCGACTTTGTCGAGGGCTTCGAGCGCCGCCTGCTTCTCTTTCTTGCCGGGTCGCCGGATCCAGCCGAGCCGACCGTACAGCCCCATCATCACGACATCGAGCACGCTCGTCGGGAAGTCCCAGTCGACCGAGCCGCGCTGCGGGACGTAGGCGACGAGCGAGCGCTGCCGGGCGTAGGGTTCGCCGTAGATCAGCGTCTGCCCGGCGGCCACGTCCACGAGGCCGAGCATCGCCTTGATGAGCGTCGTCTTCCCCGCCCCGTTCGGCCCAACGATCGCCATCAGCACGCCCTCGGGCACGGCGAGATCGATGTCCCACAGCACGGGCCGGTCGCGGTAGGCGACCGTGAGGTCGGTGACGTCGATGGCGTTCGGCATCGCGCTACCGCCCGGCGACCGGCTCGCCCGCGAGCGCTCCGACGATCGTGTCCACGTTGTGGCGGATCATGCCGACGTAGGTGTCTGCACCCGACCCCTCGCCGCCGAGCGCGTCGGAGTACAGATTGCCGCCGATCTCGACCTCGAAGCCCCGCGCCCGGACGGCCTCGCGGACGGCCCGGATGGAGCGCTCCGACACCGACGACTCGACGAACAGCGCCAGAATCTGCCGCTCGGCGACGAAACGGGCGAGGTTCTGCACGTCGGCGGTCCCGGCCTCGGCCGTGGTCGAGAGGCCCTGCAGGCCGCGCACCTCGAAGCCGTAGGCACGGCCGAAGTAGCCGAAGGCGTCGTGGGCGGTGACGAGCACGCGCTGACCTTCGGGGACGCGCGCAGCCTCCGCCCGCACGTAGGCATCGAGGCTGTCGAGCTGTGCCGCGTACGCCCCAACACGCTGACCGTATGCTTCGGCGTGCGCCGAGTCGAGCGCGGCGAGGCGGCCGCCGACCGCCGCCGCAGCTGTCTTCCACATTGAGACGTCCATCCAGACGTGCGGGTCGAAGCTGCCCTCGTACTCGGGCGGCGTGTCCAAGAGCGCCCGGTCGATCTGGTCGGTCACAGCCGTCGCCCGGTCCTCCATCCGGTCGAGGAGGTCGGCCATCTTGCCTTCGAGATCGAGGCCGTTGTAGAAGATCAGGTCGGCATCGGTCATGCGGCGCACGTCGCCCTCGCTGGCGTTGTAGAGGTGCGGGTCCACGCCCGGCCCCATCAGGCCCTCGACCTCGACGCGGTCGCCGCCGATCTGCCGGGCGAGGTCGGCGATCATGCTCGTTGTGACCACGACGCGGACGGGCCGCTCGCTGAGATCGTCCTGCGGAGGACCGGCGTCGGGTCCACAGCCAGCGAGCGGGAGAAGAAGCAGAGCGCAGCAAAGAAG is a genomic window containing:
- a CDS encoding type II toxin-antitoxin system RelE/ParE family toxin, with translation MNVVFRESFERDLKKLKGDARLLGRLQKALEQIEDAEALGTLANVERMQGWSECRAGATTIVSASVTTALG
- the ccsA gene encoding cytochrome c biogenesis protein CcsA; the encoded protein is MIGTVGSLLILIALVATIVSGVAYVQAMRVPDEAAWWKRIGRGAWFVMVGGSLTAFGLLVYLFATHQYQYAYVYSNSGNDLPTYFTIAATWAGQEGSFLLWIAFNALLGVALVRWGSRASTGRDAELRRTFEPPVLAVFALGQAFLLSMVVGLKLGGLEIGASPFQTLAAKFPEAPVLQVAGYVPPDGNGLNDLLQNYWMTIHPPTLFVGFASMMVPFAFAVAALWTRQYTQWVKPALPWTLFANLVLGVGIVMGGYWAYVTLSFGGYWAWDPVENSSLVPWLFGIAAIHSMIVQKRSAAGHKSALILSIAAFMFVVYSTFLTRSGILGDVSVHSFVDLGLYNQLLIWIVTMGVVGFGLFAYRYRELPAPQRPPATLSRESMIFTGALTLCLMGLVIIVGTSAPILGRIFRDNPAGVAISFYNNWTLPLAVITASLAGLGQLFWWKKMTVENVNRALLRPLALTVVSTAAVIVLTPFVPVTTSAPPLMAAESVEAIEAGLGGGLEAFWASYGQSLMLLLLLFASFFAFYGNGSVLWRIARGNLKLAGGSVTHVGFALMLLGIFSSSIFNNPLTDGHGADLRGDRDNFILQLGQEKTVEGWTVGYEGKYFNDRGRMVYALDVAAPTGRTFTTANVVYQSDSEQWIQQPHVEKFVDEDLYIAIYPSAMMGGGQNQSAPGELLLRRGETAPLDGGAYTVEFTEYQLDPEVTDLPADSLDLAVGAVLSVTNTATGETETVRPVYVIRTDRSQTFAPVRIPDWNLGFAFTGMQVDNDAVQIVVEGARTVPEDWVVVQAYRKPFISLLWLGTIVLGVGFVLSIVRRVREQKSTASQQREAS
- the rny gene encoding ribonuclease Y produces the protein MLPSALLLIVAVLVALSVGVVLGRWARAGWVGKRLDEATREAEALIEKARQEADAFRQQHVVVVREALEAERQRLDAETAEQQARHQRLRHKLDVRQEKLARRAKRSAKREAAAKKALDAAEALQAEAERRRAEAEELRASVQKLAGSIGSRQQALAAREQDVDELEETLAAKHNRLDRLIGEHVRKLESVTGISKQEALDRLVEELENEAKLEASAAIKEIRDEARMTANREARKVVLTAIQRTAANHAVEHTVSLVQIQSDDMKGRIIGREGRNIRAFEAATGIEVIVDETPEAVLLSGFDPVRREVARLSMVRLVQDGRIHPARIEEVVDKARSEIEDEVIEAGEKAAIELGLHGLHAELVRLVGRMKYRFSYGQNLLAHSVEVAQLASLMAAELDLDPRKARRAGLLHDIGKVIDGELESPHAIVGMELAQRYKEHPEVCNAVGAHHDEIEMTTPLAPIVQAADAISGARPGARREGLDHYIQRINALEDLAAGFDGVQRTYAIQAGREVRVIVNHDVVSDARASQLARDISKKIEHDLHYPGQVKVTVIREVRSIAYAK
- a CDS encoding cell division protein ZapA; amino-acid sequence: MSQTSLRVEILGHEYPLRVDEADAALTREVAAYVDERMHAFRNEVPGVSDMTHAVLSALAIAEELHLAWGELERLRTAVGADADALAERLDEALAG
- a CDS encoding metal ABC transporter permease is translated as MTSTQLEIQLIAAVTAAACALPGAFLVLRRISLMSDAISHAILPGLVLAFFATENLASPLLIVAAAATGILTVVLIEALSRTERVKEDAAIGIVFPVLFSVGVILIARFASDIHLDVDAVLLGELAFAPFNRFEVGGVDLGPQALWVMGPVLALNLVFLAVFFKELKLSTFDAGLAAALGFAPGALHYALMTLVSVTAVGAFDAVGSILVVALMIAPPATAYLLTDRLTVMLGLSAGIGVLAAITGYWTANLFDTSIAGAMATMAGVAFALAFAFAPERGLVAQAQRRRSQRRTFASTMLTVHLLHHEHTPQEARECRVPHLQEHLRWSPDFARLAVDAAVRDGYVLRDADRLRLTDPGRAWAQESMVD
- a CDS encoding type II toxin-antitoxin system RelE/ParE family toxin, with translation MQGWSDYYRLRIGDYRLGLKLEEETVIVLCFLHQRDIYRRFR
- the pheT gene encoding phenylalanine--tRNA ligase subunit beta, which produces MNISTNWLADYVEHDLAPDDLAEALTMLGLEVESVETHGRDLGGVVVGHVLYTQQHPNADRLRLCEVDLGPEHSADGSPVQIVCGAPNVATGQKVPVATVGTTLMLPSRKTGELEPVTLKKAKLRGEESNGMICAEDELGLGTDHDGILVLDADAPAGQPFADYLAERGRTASDAVLDVAITPNRPDAVSHIGVARDVAAVTEGSLTKPEVEIPAPGGEAAEAFAVEIEAPEVCHRYVGMLVRGVTVDESSDWLKARLEAVGLRPRNNVVDATNYVMHEVGQPLHAFDFQTLAGAKIVVRQTEGEATFTTLDDAERTLPAGTLMICDAERPVAIAGVMGGQNSEVSDATTDVLIESAYFDPTSVRTTAKALGMQTDASYRFERGVDPAGQAWAAARAAELIRDLAGGTIVPGSVDAHPVPPEPREVTLRPSRLTRLLGVEIPTGEVKRLLTAIGFQIEDAGANLKATVPTFRPDVEREIDVIEEVARLWGFDRVPTPGGAVVPYAPPRPDRAAQLRERVRQHLVGLGFREVYTNSLIPAPTAAAFADVELVGVEMDPVETVNAISREMNALRPSLLPGLLGAMAYNQNRDAGALRFFEFGHVYGRTDSPANVIEGYHEHTALILGMSGPAQVSGADQDERGVDFFDLKGVVQHLLRSLGIEDTGEVAGPEANERTAYRLFLDYAGQRLGVLARTSDALGEASDLQETVYFAELNWNALAGLLTARPATRYAPISRAPAVDRDLAVIVEQSAPVGPLLATIRTAGGDLLQSVRVFDLYEGDRIEAGKKSVAFALRFGADKTLTDKVVDKRVRAIVDRLGREHGAELRG
- a CDS encoding metal ABC transporter permease; the encoded protein is MLHDLLFDYTLRTVALGAATLGIVSGSLGTYAVLRGQSLLGDAISHAALPGIALAFLLTGSKAPLVLVVGAALAGWVGTLAVMTVVRRSRIPYDAALGLVLSVFFGFGLVLLVSVQRLPGGNQAGLDTFLFGQAAALVASDLVVMATLGVVALGVALVCWKEFKLLAFDEQFGAALGFPMRRLDIVLTTLLVVAIVIGLQTVGVVLMSAILVAPAAAARQWTDRLSGVMALAAFFGALAGAGGAILSATTARLPTGPTIVLFAGALVVVSLLFAPGRGLVAAWLRARRNRTNLREIGVLEDLYTLALQHPAEPQRPHPVATLETMTARPESVAAGLDALAARGLAKPVDDGWTLTDRGLAAAQAFARVPANGGQRTADRGQRTRNQKWETRSEKPGA